A genomic window from Flavobacterium hankyongi includes:
- a CDS encoding response regulator transcription factor, which produces MKNKIKIILADDEVLFRKGISFLLEREQNFEIIFEVSNGKELVSFLRESTIHPDIIMMDLKMPFLNGVETTRIIMEEFPDVKIIALTSYDSKSFIANMINIGAASYLVKNTTPSDMIKTINEVYEKGVYYNDQVLKIIQEGIATNLNRQNKSQFDEDYLTNREKEVLVLICKQMNTHEIAEKLFISPRTVEGHRNNLLLKTESKNVAGLVVYAIQNKMITVDDLAL; this is translated from the coding sequence ATGAAAAATAAAATTAAAATTATTCTAGCTGATGATGAAGTCTTGTTTAGAAAAGGTATTTCATTTTTGCTAGAAAGAGAACAAAACTTTGAGATAATATTTGAGGTTTCTAATGGTAAGGAACTTGTGTCTTTTTTACGAGAAAGTACAATTCATCCAGATATAATAATGATGGACTTGAAGATGCCATTTCTTAATGGTGTTGAAACGACACGAATAATAATGGAAGAATTTCCTGATGTTAAAATAATTGCTTTAACAAGCTATGATTCTAAATCTTTTATTGCAAACATGATAAATATTGGAGCTGCTTCTTATTTGGTTAAAAACACAACACCATCAGATATGATTAAAACTATAAATGAGGTTTATGAAAAAGGGGTTTATTATAATGATCAAGTTTTAAAAATAATTCAGGAAGGAATTGCGACAAACTTAAATAGGCAAAATAAAAGTCAGTTTGATGAAGACTATCTTACAAACAGGGAAAAGGAAGTTTTAGTATTAATTTGCAAGCAAATGAATACTCATGAAATTGCTGAAAAGCTTTTCATAAGCCCTAGAACAGTTGAAGGACATAGAAATAATTTATTGTTAAAAACAGAATCGAAAAATGTTGCTGGATTGGTAGTTTATGCAATTCAAAATAAAATGATAACTGTTGATGATTTAGCTTTATAG
- a CDS encoding asparagine synthetase B, with amino-acid sequence MKFRYLLFFFLITCLEAKANYILLPMDETSQKNHLKAYGITYWTLEKQYKASWLLNYRGGSFLLPDVSEIRRECQIRGVSFEVLSDAEANQILAEIASPSQNMETVILEKAPKVAVYTPKGKQPWDDAVTLVLTYAEIPYKEIYDEEVLSDQLILYDWLHLHHEDFTGQYGKFYGVYRNMPWYIEQKKDAENLAQKLGYNKVSQEKLAVAKKIRDFVIGGGFMFAMCSATDSFDIALSAEGVDICEAMFDGDGSDANYQSKIDYTRSFAFKDFILERRPEKYEFSNIDMTEKRTVPFEKDYFTLMEFSAKWDIIPSMLCQNHTQLVKGFMGQSTAFDKVLIKSNVLVMGECQVNGEARYIHSQKGKGFFTFYGGHDPEDYQHKVGDEPTVLDLHPNSPGYRLILNNILFPAAKKKHQKT; translated from the coding sequence ATGAAATTTAGATACCTACTGTTTTTTTTCTTAATAACTTGTTTGGAAGCAAAGGCTAATTATATTTTATTGCCAATGGATGAAACTTCACAAAAGAATCATTTAAAGGCTTATGGAATAACGTATTGGACTCTTGAAAAACAATACAAAGCAAGCTGGTTACTTAATTACAGAGGTGGATCTTTTTTACTTCCTGATGTTTCTGAAATAAGAAGGGAGTGTCAAATACGAGGTGTATCATTTGAAGTTCTTTCAGATGCAGAAGCCAATCAAATTCTTGCTGAAATTGCCAGTCCTTCGCAAAATATGGAGACCGTTATTTTGGAAAAAGCACCTAAAGTAGCAGTGTATACACCAAAAGGTAAGCAACCATGGGATGATGCAGTGACTTTGGTTTTAACTTATGCTGAAATTCCTTATAAAGAAATTTATGATGAAGAAGTATTGAGTGATCAATTGATATTATATGATTGGTTACACTTACATCATGAAGATTTTACAGGTCAATATGGTAAGTTTTATGGAGTCTACAGAAATATGCCTTGGTATATCGAGCAAAAAAAAGATGCTGAAAATTTGGCTCAAAAGTTAGGATACAATAAAGTGTCACAAGAAAAATTAGCGGTAGCAAAAAAAATTAGAGATTTTGTGATAGGTGGAGGTTTTATGTTCGCAATGTGTTCCGCCACTGATAGCTTTGATATTGCCCTGTCAGCTGAAGGAGTCGATATATGTGAAGCAATGTTTGATGGTGATGGTAGTGATGCAAACTATCAATCTAAAATTGACTATACAAGATCATTTGCTTTTAAAGATTTTATTTTGGAAAGAAGACCAGAGAAATATGAATTTTCAAACATTGATATGACCGAAAAAAGGACAGTCCCATTTGAGAAAGATTATTTCACATTAATGGAGTTTTCTGCAAAATGGGATATAATTCCAAGTATGCTTTGTCAAAACCACACACAATTAGTTAAAGGGTTTATGGGACAAAGTACTGCATTTGATAAAGTTCTTATTAAGTCAAATGTTTTAGTAATGGGTGAATGTCAGGTAAACGGTGAAGCAAGATACATTCATTCTCAAAAAGGCAAAGGGTTTTTTACTTTTTATGGAGGACATGATCCAGAAGATTATCAGCACAAGGTAGGTGATGAACCAACCGTCTTAGATTTGCATCCTAATTCGCCTGGATACAGATTAATACTTAATAACATTTTGTTTCCAGCTGCTAAGAAAAAACACCAAAAAACTTAA
- a CDS encoding glutaminase, whose amino-acid sequence MFEKVLQEIYKESKLQPKIGEIATYIPELANVNPDKFGISLLTLDGEEINLGDANERFSIQSISKPLTLSLAFTFLGEKIWERVGVEPSGSPFNSLVQLEYEKGIPRNPFINAGALVIADILVTHLKNPKTNFINFLREISDINTLDYDLSVAKSEASTGFRNIALANFLKSFGNITNNVDEVLDFYFHQCSISMSCSELNKVFYFFANEGVTLNGKEILNRSQIKRMNALMQSCGFYDESGEFTYRVGLPGKSGVGGGIVAMLPKKFIVSTWSPRLNSNGNSELGMFALEQLTTKTGMSIF is encoded by the coding sequence ATGTTTGAAAAAGTTCTTCAAGAAATTTATAAAGAATCAAAACTACAGCCTAAAATTGGCGAAATTGCGACTTATATTCCTGAATTAGCTAACGTTAATCCTGATAAATTTGGTATTAGTTTATTGACTTTGGATGGGGAAGAAATAAATTTAGGTGATGCAAACGAAAGATTTTCTATACAATCCATCTCTAAGCCTTTAACATTGTCTTTGGCTTTTACTTTCTTGGGCGAAAAAATTTGGGAAAGAGTAGGAGTAGAACCATCAGGGAGTCCTTTTAATTCCTTGGTACAATTAGAATATGAAAAAGGAATTCCTAGAAACCCATTCATAAATGCTGGCGCTTTAGTTATTGCTGATATTTTAGTGACTCATCTAAAAAATCCTAAAACTAATTTTATTAATTTTCTGAGAGAGATTTCAGATATTAATACTCTTGATTATGATTTATCTGTTGCTAAGTCAGAAGCTTCTACAGGATTTAGAAATATTGCTTTGGCAAATTTTTTAAAATCATTCGGAAATATTACCAACAATGTCGATGAAGTTTTAGATTTTTATTTTCACCAGTGTTCTATTTCAATGTCTTGTTCAGAATTAAATAAAGTTTTTTATTTTTTTGCCAATGAAGGAGTAACACTAAACGGGAAAGAAATCCTGAATCGAAGCCAGATAAAGCGTATGAATGCTCTAATGCAATCTTGTGGATTTTATGATGAATCTGGAGAGTTTACTTACCGAGTTGGTTTACCAGGTAAAAGCGGAGTAGGTGGAGGAATTGTAGCCATGCTGCCAAAGAAATTCATTGTTTCAACCTGGAGTCCAAGATTAAACTCTAACGGAAATTCTGAGCTAGGAATGTTTGCTTTGGAACAATTAACAACAAAAACTGGAATGTCAATTTTTTAA
- the rplT gene encoding 50S ribosomal protein L20 — MPRSVNSVAKRARRKKIMKQAKGFFGRRKNVWTVAKNAVEKAMQYAYRDRKAKKRNFRALWIQRINAGARLEGMSYSQFMGQVKKHNIELNRKVLADLAMNHPEAFKAILNKVK, encoded by the coding sequence ATGCCAAGATCAGTAAATTCAGTTGCTAAAAGAGCAAGAAGAAAAAAGATAATGAAGCAAGCCAAAGGTTTCTTTGGTCGTAGAAAAAACGTTTGGACAGTTGCTAAGAATGCGGTTGAAAAAGCAATGCAATATGCTTACAGAGACCGTAAAGCTAAAAAGAGAAACTTCCGTGCTTTATGGATTCAACGTATTAACGCTGGAGCTCGTTTAGAAGGAATGTCTTACTCTCAGTTCATGGGTCAAGTTAAAAAGCACAACATCGAGTTAAACCGTAAGGTATTAGCTGATTTAGCGATGAACCACCCAGAAGCTTTCAAAGCTATTCTTAATAAAGTAAAATAA
- the rpmI gene encoding 50S ribosomal protein L35, which translates to MPKMKTKSSAKKRFKVTGSGKIKRKHAFKSHILTKKSKKRKLALTHSALVHSTDMKSVKEQLRII; encoded by the coding sequence ATGCCTAAAATGAAAACTAAATCTAGTGCTAAGAAACGTTTTAAAGTTACTGGCTCTGGAAAAATTAAAAGAAAACACGCTTTCAAAAGTCACATTTTGACTAAAAAGTCTAAAAAACGTAAGTTAGCGTTAACTCATTCAGCATTAGTACACAGTACTGACATGAAGAGTGTTAAAGAACAATTAAGAATTATCTAA